One stretch of Longimicrobiales bacterium DNA includes these proteins:
- a CDS encoding M1 family metallopeptidase — MMESAIDRWVVAAVLLASLVVGDPGSALSAQERETRPVPSATVPPGEFERAMERAWRTEDGSPGSGYWQQWVGYDIRATLDPETAKLQGTAQILYFHDAPANLASVFVHLHQNIHKEGSPRYASQEITGGVTITRLAADGEELSEGPLAAGPGWEVDGTLMQVRPSIRLERGDTLQLDIDWEVTLPQKGAGRMGHSDNEVYFVGYWFPKIGMFDNLRGWSAQPYLGNAEFYDEFGDYNVELTVPAGWTVMATGDLQNPEEVYSERTLDLLAVAAEADTLVTIADSAAREAATVTTEGVEGLLTYHFTAENVRDFAWTTSNVQQWDATSALVGPLAEPWVNPSDLEMSDDEDDSRDEEGAESVSAEATDVDPGADRRILINSFWRESRAPLWSQQWEYGKQSIEHHSEYTGFPYPWSHMTSVEGADIIDGGMEFPMMTVIGPYEGGEPTDVFNTTSHEIGHMWVPMIVGTDEKRHAWLDEGSTSFLEQESRMALWPGVNHHRVEAILYLQVAAAGLEQSMMRHGDFYEPGPGYGVASYPKPATLLGALRSVIGEDTFRAAYQAFISEWAYKHPAPWDFFNTFERFAEEDLDWFWTSFYYNTWTLDHAVGSVQPKPTGGAIVTIEDRSLAVFPATVRIRTRNGMDFVHEIPVSHWLAGNTSYEIDVASTAGAVSRIEIDPAGAAPDVDRSNNIWPQGR; from the coding sequence ATGATGGAATCAGCAATAGATAGATGGGTTGTGGCGGCTGTGCTTCTCGCATCGCTTGTCGTGGGTGACCCGGGATCGGCTCTTTCGGCCCAGGAAAGGGAAACCAGGCCGGTTCCGTCTGCCACCGTGCCGCCCGGCGAGTTCGAGCGTGCCATGGAGCGCGCCTGGCGTACCGAGGACGGATCACCGGGCTCTGGCTACTGGCAGCAGTGGGTTGGCTACGACATCCGCGCGACTCTGGACCCGGAGACGGCGAAGCTCCAGGGGACCGCCCAGATCCTCTATTTTCATGATGCGCCGGCCAATCTTGCCTCTGTGTTTGTTCACCTGCACCAGAACATCCACAAGGAAGGGTCACCCCGATACGCGTCTCAAGAGATTACGGGTGGCGTAACGATTACGCGCTTGGCCGCGGACGGGGAAGAACTGAGCGAGGGACCACTCGCAGCCGGTCCGGGTTGGGAAGTCGATGGCACGCTTATGCAGGTGCGCCCGTCGATCCGACTCGAGCGTGGCGACACCCTCCAGCTCGATATCGACTGGGAGGTCACGCTTCCCCAAAAGGGCGCGGGCCGCATGGGTCACTCAGACAATGAGGTCTATTTCGTCGGGTACTGGTTCCCGAAAATCGGGATGTTCGACAACCTCCGCGGCTGGAGCGCCCAGCCATACCTCGGAAATGCAGAGTTCTACGATGAGTTCGGGGACTACAACGTCGAATTGACGGTGCCCGCCGGTTGGACGGTGATGGCGACCGGAGATCTCCAGAACCCCGAGGAAGTCTACTCGGAGAGGACTCTGGACCTTCTCGCTGTCGCTGCGGAGGCGGACACACTGGTCACGATTGCAGACTCGGCTGCGCGTGAGGCTGCCACGGTGACTACCGAGGGCGTCGAAGGGCTGCTGACGTATCACTTCACGGCGGAGAACGTCAGGGACTTTGCCTGGACGACGTCCAACGTCCAACAGTGGGATGCCACCTCTGCGCTGGTGGGGCCGCTGGCTGAACCCTGGGTGAACCCATCTGACCTTGAGATGTCGGACGACGAGGACGACTCGAGAGACGAGGAGGGAGCGGAAAGTGTCTCGGCTGAAGCCACGGACGTGGATCCCGGGGCAGACCGCCGCATCCTCATCAACTCCTTCTGGAGAGAAAGTCGGGCTCCTCTGTGGTCACAGCAGTGGGAGTACGGCAAGCAGTCAATCGAGCACCACTCGGAGTACACCGGATTTCCATACCCGTGGTCCCACATGACTTCAGTCGAAGGGGCCGACATCATCGACGGGGGCATGGAGTTCCCGATGATGACGGTCATTGGCCCGTACGAAGGTGGGGAGCCGACGGACGTTTTCAACACCACGTCACACGAGATCGGCCACATGTGGGTGCCGATGATCGTGGGAACGGACGAGAAGCGGCACGCCTGGCTCGACGAAGGCTCGACGTCGTTTCTTGAACAGGAGAGTCGGATGGCGCTTTGGCCCGGGGTCAATCACCATAGGGTGGAAGCTATTCTTTACCTTCAGGTTGCGGCCGCTGGTCTCGAGCAAAGCATGATGCGTCATGGTGACTTTTACGAACCCGGCCCGGGCTACGGTGTCGCGTCATATCCGAAGCCTGCAACGCTGCTTGGTGCGCTACGTTCGGTGATCGGCGAAGACACCTTCCGTGCCGCGTACCAGGCCTTCATCTCGGAGTGGGCGTACAAGCATCCGGCGCCGTGGGACTTTTTCAATACCTTCGAGCGATTCGCGGAAGAGGACCTGGACTGGTTCTGGACGTCGTTCTATTACAACACCTGGACGTTGGACCACGCGGTTGGGTCCGTGCAGCCCAAGCCGACAGGTGGCGCGATCGTGACGATCGAAGACCGCAGCCTTGCGGTCTTCCCGGCCACAGTCCGTATCCGGACGCGAAACGGCATGGACTTCGTGCATGAGATTCCCGTCAGCCATTGGCTGGCAGGCAACACGAGCTACGAAATCGACGTTGCCTCGACAGCCGGAGCGGTGAGTCGGATTGAGATTGATCCAGCTGGAGCAGCCCCTGACGTGGACCGTAGCAACAACATCTGGCCCCAGGGGCGCTGA
- a CDS encoding MBL fold metallo-hydrolase produces MNDHICVDLEHLDLPGAICCYVVDGIEPTIIDPGPTTTLEGLLESLSQYGITGGELRHVLLTHIHLDHAGSTGFLLDHFPNAVVHVHEDGASHMVDPDRLVSSTRRTFGELHDTLWGDVKPVEVNRIRAWRPGEAGPWGGLRPISTPGHISHHISWLDESDGTLFSGDSMGIVLGGGPQHPPTPPPAVNLLDWARTLEEIGQIGPERFGATHFGIHGEVEARRQQLAERLDALEARVRAAIAVGIDEEVEDAARFETEVRTELAPFMGEEGVNRYFDMFPAATDWAGVAFYAKRNP; encoded by the coding sequence ATGAACGATCACATCTGTGTCGACCTCGAGCATCTCGATCTCCCGGGTGCGATCTGCTGCTACGTCGTGGACGGCATTGAGCCAACGATTATCGATCCTGGCCCAACGACCACGCTTGAGGGCCTCCTCGAGTCGCTCTCGCAGTATGGGATCACGGGTGGAGAGCTTCGACACGTCCTACTGACCCACATTCACCTGGATCACGCCGGTAGCACGGGGTTCCTCCTGGATCATTTCCCCAATGCGGTTGTGCACGTTCATGAAGATGGGGCGTCACATATGGTGGATCCGGATCGGCTCGTATCGAGCACGAGGCGGACGTTTGGGGAGCTACACGACACACTGTGGGGTGATGTGAAGCCAGTGGAGGTGAATCGGATCAGGGCATGGCGGCCCGGGGAGGCTGGCCCGTGGGGCGGGCTTCGTCCCATATCCACACCCGGACACATATCACACCATATTTCGTGGCTTGACGAGTCGGACGGGACGCTGTTTTCCGGTGACTCCATGGGAATCGTGCTCGGCGGCGGGCCGCAGCATCCACCAACACCTCCGCCCGCGGTAAATCTCCTGGACTGGGCTCGTACTTTGGAAGAGATCGGACAGATCGGGCCGGAACGCTTCGGTGCGACCCACTTCGGGATTCATGGAGAAGTGGAGGCGCGTCGTCAGCAGCTCGCAGAACGATTGGACGCACTAGAAGCTCGTGTGCGGGCTGCGATTGCGGTCGGGATCGACGAGGAAGTGGAGGATGCGGCCCGGTTCGAGACCGAGGTGCGCACCGAATTGGCGCCATTCATGGGCGAAGAGGGGGTGAACCGCTACTTCGACATGTTCCCGGCTGCGACGGACTGGGCAGGCGTCGCCTTTTACGCGAAACGCAATCCCTGA